From the Budorcas taxicolor isolate Tak-1 chromosome 1, Takin1.1, whole genome shotgun sequence genome, one window contains:
- the LOC128050653 gene encoding olfactory receptor 5K1, with translation MAKENHTIKNEFILTGFTDHPELKTLLFVVFLTIFLITMVGNLGLVILISKEHRLHTPMYIFLGNLALVDSCCACAVTPKMLRNFFSKNRMISLYECMAQFYFLCTVETADCFLLAAMAYDRYVAICKPLQYHTMMSKKLCIQMTTGAYIAGNLHSMIHVGLLFRLKFCGSNHVNHFYCDILPLYRLSCVDPYVNELVLFIFSGSIQVFTIGSVLISYLYILLTIFKMKSKKGRVKAFSTCASHFLSVSLFYGSLFFMYIRPNLLEEGDKDIPAAILFTEVVPLLNPFIYSLRNKEVITVLRKILKKEKSQKSLKQMTSTID, from the coding sequence ATGGCTAAAGAAAATCATACCATAAAAAATGAGTTTATCCTCACAGGATTTACAGATCACCCAGAGCTGAAGACCCTTCTGTTTGTGGTGTTTCTTACCATCTTTCTGATCACCATGGTGGGCAACCTTGGCCTGGTGATACTGATTTCAAAAGAGCATCGTCTTCACACACCGATGTATATCTTTCTGGGAAACCTCGCTCTTGTGGATTCTTGCTGTGCCTGTGCTGTGACTCCTAAGATGTTAAGGAacttcttttctaaaaacagaatGATTTCTCTCTATGAATGCATGGcacaattttatttcctttgcactGTTGAGACTGCAGATTGCTTTCTCCTGGCAGCAATGGCCTATgatcgctatgtggccatctgcaaaccaCTGCAGTACCACACCATGATGTCAaagaaactctgcattcagatgaccACGGGGGCCTACATAGCTGGAAACCTGCATTCCATGATTCATGTAGGTCTTCTATTTAGGTTAAAGTTCTGTGGATCAAATCATGTCAACCACTTTTACTGTGATATTCTTCCTTTATACAGACTCTCCTGTGTTGACCCTTATGTCAATGAACTGGTACTATTTATCTTTTCAGGTTCAATTCAGGTCTTCACAATAGGTAGTGTCTTAATATCTTATCTCTACATTCTGTTaactattttcaaaatgaaatccaAAAAGGGGAGGGTCAAAGCTTTTTCTACCTGTGCATCCCACTTTTTGTCAGTTTCATTATTCTATGGATCTCTTTTTTTCATGTACATTAGACCAAATTTGCTTGAAGAAGGGGATAAAGATATACCAGCTGCTATTTTGTTTACAGAAGTTGTTCCCTTACTTAATCCTTTTATTTATAGCCTAAGAAATAAAGAAGTAATAACTGTCTTGAGAAAaattctgaagaaagaaaaatctcaaaaaagtttaaaacaaatgaCATCTACTATAgattaa